One genomic segment of Roseivirga misakiensis includes these proteins:
- a CDS encoding DUF4221 family protein, translating to MKAKLLHQTRCILLLCFFIVCACGKRDNIERENSDLENASITIVDGGIKKFSLDNEADFLNFQGLKSSKIDGKEYLVFYGRHAHAIYMYDYQTSSLFRKISLKKVGPNAIQGGHEFFFHTMDSIFIKTSRGVRLVNSQAEILTKRTAGSRQKNGITVISSDVPILHFDNVSKFENGRIDMTMTLFNRTGEDYERVMFDFESNQGVDEFIQTKMLINNFDEVTEIKKERRKRGEFASEIPIHFVSNDQHLYGTTPLSDSLYVFKRDGELIRTVYAGVPEVQAAAYSAYSSLLIQDKIKDGFNYFENPRQPPYHENTLISPDGKFIYRVFYHGAKPKFTEESERAVPNVFKATLILVDLDTYKLTYTDLPVDEIELKLRSSTSSFVSDEGIHFRVLDQENEDEVQFRLFKINR from the coding sequence ATGAAAGCAAAACTTCTTCACCAAACTCGCTGCATTTTATTGCTTTGTTTCTTCATTGTTTGTGCGTGTGGAAAGCGTGATAATATTGAAAGAGAGAATTCCGATCTGGAAAATGCTTCAATCACAATTGTTGATGGTGGAATAAAAAAATTCTCACTGGACAATGAAGCTGATTTTTTAAACTTCCAAGGTTTAAAATCATCAAAAATTGATGGTAAAGAGTATCTAGTATTTTATGGTAGGCACGCTCATGCTATATACATGTATGATTACCAGACGTCTAGTTTGTTTCGTAAGATCAGTTTAAAAAAGGTTGGTCCCAATGCGATTCAAGGCGGCCATGAATTCTTTTTTCATACCATGGATTCAATCTTCATTAAAACTAGCCGAGGTGTGCGGTTGGTAAACAGTCAGGCAGAAATACTGACTAAAAGGACAGCTGGTAGTAGGCAAAAAAATGGAATAACAGTAATCTCTTCTGATGTTCCAATACTTCATTTTGACAATGTCTCCAAGTTTGAAAATGGTCGAATCGATATGACTATGACACTCTTTAACAGAACAGGCGAAGATTATGAACGGGTAATGTTTGATTTTGAGTCAAATCAAGGCGTTGATGAATTTATTCAGACGAAAATGCTGATCAATAATTTTGATGAAGTAACAGAGATAAAAAAAGAACGTAGAAAAAGAGGAGAATTTGCTTCTGAAATCCCCATCCATTTTGTTAGTAACGACCAGCATTTATACGGCACTACACCATTGTCAGATAGTCTTTATGTCTTTAAACGAGATGGTGAATTAATAAGAACAGTTTATGCTGGTGTACCCGAAGTCCAAGCTGCGGCTTATTCAGCCTACTCATCCCTTTTAATACAGGATAAAATAAAAGATGGTTTTAACTATTTCGAAAACCCTCGGCAGCCACCATATCATGAGAATACTTTAATATCACCAGACGGTAAATTTATTTACCGAGTTTTTTATCATGGTGCCAAGCCCAAGTTTACTGAAGAAAGTGAAAGGGCGGTTCCTAATGTTTTTAAGGCAACGCTAATATTGGTCGATCTAGATACTTATAAATTGACATATACTGACTTACCAGTTGATGAAATAGAATTAAAATTACGGTCGAGTACAAGTTCATTTGTTAGTGATGAGGGCATCCATTTTAGAGTTTTGGATCAAGAAAATGAGGATGAGGTGCAGTTTAGGTTGTTCAAAATAAACCGATAA
- a CDS encoding DUF4221 family protein: MNAAKSRISFLGLVFLLLASIFSCSNKKSDGAIATETDQPEEEVQLKIVDGGIVTLKLDLEANFQLLQQLRGINLNNKDLVTFYSRNAHAIYLYDAVTGELVKKTEMDKEGPNAVQTQFVFSYFYHTMDSIFFNGLPFGIYLIDSNGEVLQKKKLGNKDEIPRFDSPKPNFDFASTYNNGEISLPTEFILYQVKSKERVIFDFENDRLEDEFLASELIFSDYDEVKRVKTERSKQGKLTMNNKRFFSKNDQYLFASHLISDTIYAFRDGELVKRIYAGVPDIEVADYASYANVRSIERFKNGMQAIENPKQDPQFKNTLMSPDGKFIYRVLYHETKPKIVEGSDRPKPEVTGATLIVLDLETEELIYYDLPVAELELGIPMNRHVFVTNRGIHFRVLDQDNEDEVQFRLFQLNR; the protein is encoded by the coding sequence ATGAACGCGGCAAAATCAAGAATTTCGTTTCTAGGATTAGTATTCCTTTTATTAGCATCCATTTTTTCATGTTCAAATAAGAAGTCCGATGGTGCTATCGCTACGGAGACCGATCAACCTGAAGAGGAGGTTCAACTTAAGATAGTTGATGGTGGTATAGTAACACTGAAACTAGATCTTGAAGCTAATTTTCAATTACTACAGCAACTACGAGGAATCAATCTCAACAATAAAGATTTAGTAACTTTTTATTCAAGAAACGCGCATGCCATTTATTTATATGATGCCGTTACTGGTGAGTTAGTAAAGAAAACTGAAATGGACAAAGAAGGCCCTAATGCGGTTCAAACTCAATTTGTTTTTTCCTATTTCTATCACACGATGGATTCAATATTTTTTAATGGACTTCCATTTGGGATATACTTAATCGATAGCAATGGCGAGGTGCTTCAAAAGAAAAAGTTGGGTAATAAGGATGAGATACCGAGGTTTGACAGTCCTAAGCCAAATTTCGATTTTGCCTCTACTTATAATAATGGAGAAATCTCTTTACCAACAGAATTCATACTGTATCAAGTCAAGTCTAAGGAAAGGGTCATTTTTGATTTTGAGAATGATCGGCTAGAGGATGAATTTTTAGCTTCGGAATTAATTTTTAGTGATTATGATGAGGTAAAACGAGTGAAGACGGAAAGAAGCAAACAAGGAAAACTTACGATGAATAATAAAAGGTTTTTCTCTAAGAATGATCAGTACTTGTTTGCGAGTCACCTGATCTCCGATACTATTTATGCCTTTCGTGATGGAGAACTTGTGAAAAGGATTTATGCAGGTGTTCCTGATATCGAGGTTGCGGATTATGCCTCTTACGCCAATGTTAGGTCAATTGAACGCTTCAAAAATGGAATGCAGGCTATTGAGAATCCTAAGCAAGACCCTCAGTTTAAGAATACTTTGATGTCGCCTGATGGTAAATTTATCTATAGGGTTCTTTATCATGAGACAAAGCCAAAGATTGTGGAGGGATCGGATAGACCAAAACCAGAAGTTACAGGTGCCACTTTAATCGTGCTTGATTTGGAAACTGAGGAACTCATTTATTATGACTTACCAGTTGCTGAACTCGAGTTGGGCATACCAATGAATCGACACGTTTTCGTAACAAATAGAGGTATCCATTTTAGAGTTCTGGATCAAGACAATGAAGATGAGGTACAGTTTAGGCTATTTCAATTAAATAGGTAG
- a CDS encoding ZIP family metal transporter, which produces MIINALILFLSVAIPGLLLTRTKSFSEQRISYFLVFAGAYLFSMTVIHIIPDLFLSDENPFSLGLYILIGFFLQKVLENFSNGVEHGHVHKHGGYSISSLLIALGLHSFLEGSIMTDSIHSNHSPDSVYSHGSSPKILLGIVMHKIPAAFALMALLVAQLKNTKKAVLLLLVFALASPLGLFFSEFFGHSDWFPDSYLIIFFAIVAGSFLQISTTIFIESDPHHKLDWKRFSISILGASAAVVAQLGF; this is translated from the coding sequence ATGATAATTAACGCGCTCATATTGTTCTTAAGTGTAGCCATACCTGGGTTACTTTTGACCAGAACAAAGTCTTTTAGTGAGCAGCGAATAAGCTATTTCCTTGTTTTTGCTGGTGCCTATCTTTTTTCAATGACGGTGATTCATATCATCCCAGATTTGTTTCTGAGCGATGAGAATCCTTTTAGCCTCGGATTGTACATTCTAATTGGTTTTTTCTTGCAAAAAGTACTAGAAAACTTTTCTAACGGCGTGGAGCATGGTCATGTGCACAAGCATGGTGGCTACTCAATTTCTTCTCTCTTGATTGCGCTTGGGCTACACTCTTTTTTGGAAGGTAGCATTATGACAGATTCTATTCATTCGAATCATAGCCCTGATTCGGTTTATAGTCATGGTAGTTCACCAAAAATACTTTTGGGAATTGTAATGCATAAAATTCCTGCTGCTTTTGCCTTAATGGCCTTGCTAGTGGCACAGTTAAAGAATACAAAAAAGGCAGTCTTGCTCTTGTTAGTATTCGCATTAGCCTCTCCATTAGGTTTGTTCTTTTCTGAATTTTTTGGGCACTCGGATTGGTTCCCAGATAGCTATTTAATTATCTTTTTTGCAATCGTGGCGGGTAGTTTCCTTCAAATCTCCACGACTATTTTCATAGAGTCAGACCCACATCATAAACTGGATTGGAAACGCTTCTCTATTTCAATTCTTGGCGCTTCGGCAGCTGTAGTGGCGCAGCTGGGCTTCTAA
- a CDS encoding FAD:protein FMN transferase, with protein MDKNTRSRVYLLVLMIAIFVVWKYREGQPKEVYVKGITMGTIGYNIKYLDAKNRSFKKEIDSLLRDFNQSLSTYIPDSEISTFNQTGEVSFNSPYFYQVLEASRQVFKASEGAFDPTIGLLIDAWGFGDGKTLILDSAKVDSLKSLVGFEKIAFDQNGAKKMIPEVKLNFSAIAKGQAIDVVADWLASVGINNYMVEIGGEVRAKGRNLEGTIWKIGIEVPDETRRGNLFDAIYLDDKGLAASGNYRNFRVLDNGEKVAHTINPVTGFPKMQTLLSAIVLAPSCMLADGYATACMVLGLEESISLIESDPSLEAYFIYADENEDLVTYVSPGLKEKIVGDS; from the coding sequence ATGGATAAGAATACTAGATCTAGAGTTTATTTGTTGGTATTGATGATCGCGATCTTTGTAGTTTGGAAGTATCGCGAAGGTCAGCCCAAGGAGGTATATGTAAAAGGTATCACCATGGGGACTATTGGTTACAACATCAAATATTTAGACGCTAAAAATAGAAGCTTCAAAAAGGAAATAGATTCGCTCCTGCGTGACTTTAATCAATCGCTTTCTACCTATATACCGGACTCTGAAATTTCAACTTTCAACCAAACAGGAGAGGTTTCTTTTAATTCTCCATATTTCTACCAGGTCTTAGAGGCTAGTCGTCAGGTTTTTAAGGCTTCTGAAGGCGCTTTTGACCCTACCATTGGCTTATTGATTGACGCTTGGGGCTTCGGGGATGGTAAAACCCTGATTTTGGACTCTGCAAAAGTCGATTCTCTGAAATCTTTGGTCGGTTTTGAAAAGATAGCATTCGATCAGAATGGAGCCAAGAAAATGATTCCTGAAGTAAAGCTGAACTTTTCCGCAATTGCCAAAGGCCAGGCTATCGATGTTGTGGCCGATTGGTTGGCTTCAGTCGGAATCAATAATTATATGGTAGAAATCGGTGGGGAAGTCAGAGCGAAGGGTAGAAATCTGGAAGGGACTATTTGGAAAATTGGTATTGAGGTACCTGACGAAACTAGACGTGGCAATTTGTTTGATGCCATTTATTTAGATGATAAAGGTTTAGCAGCTTCAGGGAATTACAGAAACTTTAGAGTCTTGGATAATGGAGAAAAGGTTGCGCATACGATCAATCCAGTGACTGGATTTCCCAAAATGCAAACTTTGCTGAGCGCTATAGTTTTGGCACCTAGCTGTATGCTCGCCGATGGGTATGCCACTGCCTGCATGGTTCTGGGCCTTGAAGAGAGTATTTCACTGATTGAAAGTGACCCGTCTTTAGAGGCTTACTTTATTTATGCTGATGAGAATGAAGACTTGGTGACCTATGTATCGCCAGGACTAAAGGAAAAAATCGTCGGAGATTCTTAG
- the ruvB gene encoding Holliday junction branch migration DNA helicase RuvB, which produces MREDYLSASDDDLNPIEKDIDRALRPLSFDDFTGQQKIVDNVKVFVEAAKQRAEPLDHVLLHGPPGLGKTTLSHIIANELGSEIKVTSGPVLDKPSDLAGLLTNLEEGDVLFIDEIHRLNPIVEEYLYSAMEDYKIDIMLDSGPNARTVQISLNPFTLIGATTRSGLLTSPLRARFGINARLEYYDSKLLTLIVERSSDILNTPIKENAAFEIARRSRGTPRIANNLLRRTRDFAQIKGTGTITLEISQLALDALDVDSHGLDEMDNRILSTIIEKFKGGPVGISTIATAVSEEAETIEEVYEPFLIQEGFLKRTSRGREATDLAYDHLKLKRPGNTGTLFG; this is translated from the coding sequence ATGCGTGAGGATTACTTGAGTGCGAGCGATGACGACTTAAATCCTATTGAAAAGGACATTGATAGAGCTTTAAGACCCTTAAGTTTTGACGATTTTACTGGGCAACAGAAGATTGTCGATAACGTGAAGGTCTTTGTAGAGGCTGCTAAACAAAGAGCCGAACCGTTGGATCATGTACTACTTCATGGCCCTCCAGGTCTCGGAAAAACAACACTATCTCACATCATTGCCAACGAATTAGGGTCTGAAATCAAAGTAACTTCAGGACCAGTACTTGATAAGCCAAGTGATTTGGCAGGATTGCTCACCAACCTTGAAGAGGGCGATGTACTCTTCATAGACGAAATCCATCGGCTTAACCCAATCGTTGAGGAATACCTTTACTCGGCTATGGAAGACTACAAAATCGACATTATGCTCGATTCTGGACCCAATGCTAGAACAGTCCAAATTAGTTTGAATCCGTTTACCCTTATTGGCGCCACAACGCGATCTGGTTTATTAACGTCTCCACTTCGGGCACGATTCGGGATCAATGCTAGGCTAGAATATTACGACTCTAAACTTTTGACGCTCATCGTCGAGCGATCCTCTGATATTCTAAACACTCCTATAAAAGAAAATGCGGCATTTGAAATTGCGCGCAGAAGCAGGGGCACTCCTAGAATAGCGAATAACCTATTAAGAAGAACGCGAGATTTCGCCCAGATAAAAGGCACTGGAACTATTACATTGGAAATTAGCCAATTAGCCTTGGATGCCTTGGATGTAGACTCTCATGGTTTGGACGAAATGGACAACCGCATTCTTTCTACGATCATAGAAAAATTCAAAGGTGGTCCAGTTGGGATATCGACCATTGCTACAGCCGTAAGCGAAGAAGCAGAAACTATTGAAGAGGTATATGAGCCATTCTTAATTCAGGAAGGATTTCTGAAAAGAACCTCTCGCGGAAGAGAAGCCACAGACTTGGCCTACGACCATTTGAAATTGAAAAGACCTGGAAATACGGGGACGCTATTTGGTTAA
- the queG gene encoding tRNA epoxyqueuosine(34) reductase QueG yields the protein MNNQISNNTRLVKATAQKLGFDFCGISKAEFLAEEAPRLENWLKRGAHGKMSYMENHFDKRLDPTKLVPGAKSVVSLLYNYYPESDLSAEEPSNYKIAKYAYGTDYHFVIKDKLKTFLQELNSEIGAIDGRVFVDSAPVMERQWAEKSGLGWIGKNTLLINKNQGSFFFLAELIIDLELEVDGPIKDYCGTCTKCIDSCPTDAITPYELDASKCISYLTIELKDNIPQEFENKMEGWAFGCDICQDVCPWNRFSKKHSEPAFSPKKELIELFNNNWQDLTDEVFRVVFKGSAVKRTKMSGLKRNLDFLKKS from the coding sequence ATGAACAACCAAATTTCAAATAATACCCGCTTAGTAAAAGCCACAGCCCAAAAACTCGGTTTTGATTTTTGTGGGATTTCAAAGGCGGAGTTTCTTGCTGAAGAAGCACCAAGGCTTGAAAACTGGCTAAAACGTGGTGCTCACGGAAAAATGAGCTACATGGAAAACCACTTCGATAAGCGCCTTGATCCGACTAAACTAGTACCCGGTGCCAAAAGTGTGGTTTCCTTACTTTACAATTACTACCCAGAATCAGATTTATCGGCCGAGGAGCCCTCTAATTATAAAATAGCTAAATATGCCTATGGTACGGACTACCATTTTGTGATTAAGGATAAGCTCAAAACCTTTCTACAAGAGTTGAATTCAGAAATTGGAGCCATTGATGGGCGGGTTTTCGTAGATTCGGCACCAGTAATGGAGCGACAATGGGCGGAAAAATCGGGACTGGGCTGGATTGGCAAGAACACTCTTTTGATCAATAAAAATCAAGGCAGTTTCTTTTTTCTAGCTGAATTAATAATCGATCTGGAACTGGAAGTAGATGGCCCAATTAAGGATTATTGCGGCACCTGTACCAAATGCATAGATTCCTGTCCTACAGATGCTATTACACCCTATGAACTAGATGCGAGTAAATGTATTTCTTACCTCACCATAGAGCTAAAGGATAATATCCCGCAAGAGTTTGAAAATAAAATGGAAGGTTGGGCCTTTGGCTGTGACATCTGTCAGGATGTATGCCCATGGAATCGCTTTTCAAAAAAGCATTCTGAGCCAGCATTTTCTCCGAAAAAGGAGCTGATTGAATTATTTAACAATAATTGGCAAGATTTAACAGATGAAGTTTTTAGGGTGGTTTTTAAAGGATCGGCTGTGAAAAGAACGAAAATGAGTGGTCTAAAAAGGAACTTAGACTTCCTTAAAAAAAGTTAA